The Populus alba chromosome 6, ASM523922v2, whole genome shotgun sequence genome contains a region encoding:
- the LOC118053466 gene encoding putative pentatricopeptide repeat-containing protein At3g15130: protein MNRGLFSVLNERQKFANFLRFCSKSLLLDQGMQVHGALVKMGFGFDLMLSNDLIVMYGKCGRLGVACDVFDRMLKRNVVSWTALMCGHIQNGNPPESLLLFSKMGLSGVKPNDFTFSTNLKACGLLNGLDIGRQIHDICVKTGFDMVNVVGNSIIDMYSKCGRINEAACMFEVMPVRNLISWNAMIAGYTVAGFCEKALVLFQKMQEVGGFLDEFTFTSTLKACSDLGAIKEGNQIHAFLITGGFLYSVSTAVAGALIDLYVKCGKLFMARRVFSHIEEKHVISWTALILGYAQEGNLAESMGLFRQLRESSIQVDGFILSSMMGVFADFALVQQGKQMHAFAIKVPSGVDTSVCNSILDMYLKCGMINEAERLFSEMPARNVISWTVMITGYGKHGLGKEAIRLFDEMQLDSTEPDDVTYLAVLLGCSHSGLVEKGQEYFSRLCSYHGIKARVEHYACMVDLLGRAGRLKEAKNLVDSMPLEANVGIWQTLLSACRVHGDLELGKEVGGILLRLDSENPVNYVMMSNIYADAGYWKECESIRELVKSKKLKKEAGRSWVEIDKEVHFFYGGDDTHPLTEKIHEILKEMERRMKEELGYVYGVKYALHDVEEESKMENLRVHSEKLAIGLALVCGGSEEGRKVIRVFKNLRVCGDCHEFIKGLSKILRVVFVVRDANRFHRFEDGLCSCRDYW, encoded by the coding sequence ATGAATAGGGGGTTGTTTTCAGTGTTAAATGAGAGGCAGAAATTTGCAAACTTTTTGCGGTTTTGTTCAAAAAGTTTGTTACTTGATCAAGGAATGCAAGTACATGGAGCTTTAGTGAAAATGGGGTTTGGTTTTGACTTGATGTTAAGCAATGATCTAATAGTTATGTATGGAAAATGCGGTAGACTAGGTGTTGCTTGTGATGTGTTTGATAGAATGCTCAAAAGAAATGTGGTTTCTTGGACGGCTCTTATGTGCGGGCACATACAAAATGGGAACCCGCCAGAGTCATTATTACTATTCTCCAAAATGGGCTTATCGGGTGTGAAACCGAATGATTTCACCTTTTCAACGAATCTTAAAGCCTGTGGTTTGTTGAATGGCCTAGATATTGGGAGACAAATTCATGATATTTGTGTGAAAACTGGATTTGATATGGTGAATGTGGTAGGGAATTCTATCATTGACATGTACTCAAAATGTGGAAGAATCAATGAAGCTGCCTGTATGTTTGAAGTTATGCCTGTAAGGAACCTTATAAGTTGGAATGCTATGATAGCAGGATATACTGTTGCAGGATTCTGTGAGAAAGCTCTAGTTTTGTTTCAGAAAATGCAAGAAGTTGGGGGATTCCTCGATGAATTCACGTTTACAAGCACGTTGAAAGCTTGCAGTGATCTTGGTGCAATCAAAGAAGGAAACCAAATTCATGCTTTCTTGATTACTGGTGGTTTCTTGTATTCTGTTAGTACTGCTGTTGCTGGTGCTCTCATTGATTTATATGTGAAATGTGGGAAGTTGTTCATGGCGAGAAGAGTGTTTAGTCATATTGAAGAGAAACATGTGATATCATGGACGGCACTTATTCTTGGTTACGCTCAAGAAGGAAACTTAGCAGAGTCAATGGGCTTGTTTAGGCAGCTTAGAGAGAGCAGCATTCAAGTTGATGGGTTTATTCTGTCAAGTATGATGGGCGTGTTCGCTGATTTTGCACTTGTTCAGCAAGGCAagcaaatgcatgcatttgcaATTAAAGTCCCCTCTGGTGTAGACACCTCAGTATGCAACTCAATTTTGGATATGTATCTGAAGTGTGGAATGATAAATGAGGCAGAGAGACTTTTCAGTGAAATGCCTGCTAGAAATGTGATTTCTTGGACAGTTATGATCACTGGTTATGGAAAGCATGGTCTCGGCAAAGAGGCAATTCGTCTCTTTGATGAAATGCAATTAGATAGTACTGAGCCTGATGATGTGACTTACTTGGCAGTGCTCTTAGGCTGTAGCCATTCGGGACTAGTAGAGAAAGGTCAAGAATACTTCTCAAGGTTATGCAGCTACCATGGGATCAAAGCTAGAGTAGAGCATTATGCATGCATGGTTGATCTCCTTGGCCGAGCTGGGCGCTTAAAAGAAGCTAAGAACCTCGTCGACAGCATGCCTCTAGAGGCAAATGTAGGGATATGGCAGACATTGCTAAGTGCTTGCAGAGTACATGGAGACTTGGAATTGGGGAAAGAAGTAGGTGGCATTCTTTTGAGGTTAGACAGTGAAAATCCTGTTAATTATGTGATGATGTCCAACATTTATGCTGATGCAGGCTATTGGAAAGAATGTGAGAGCATAAGAGAATTGGTGAAGTCAAAGAAGTTAAAGAAAGAGGCAGGACGTAGTTGGGTAGAGATTGACAAGGAGGTTCACTTTTTCTATGGCGGAGATGATACGCATCCCCTCACagagaaaatacatgaaatcttgaaagaaatggagaggaggatgaaagaagagTTAGGTTATGTTTACGGGGTTAAATATGCATTACACGATGTGGAAGAAGAGTCAAAGATGGAGAACTTACGAGTTCATAGTGAGAAGTTGGCAATAGGGTTGGCATTGGTTTGTGGGGGTTCAGAAGAGGGGAGAAAGGTGATTCGTGTATTCAAAAACTTGAGAGTTTGTGGGGATTGTCATGAGTTCATAAAAGGTTTATCGAAGATCTTGAGAGTAGTATTTGTGGTGAGAGATGCAAATAGATTTCACAGGTTTGAGGATGGTTTGTGCTCTTGCAGAGATTACTGGTGA
- the LOC118053464 gene encoding uncharacterized protein, whose protein sequence is MESPFKSMAMSSDQDTRILACTHDRLSGLPDQVIYHIFSFLGANDTARLGLVSKRFKKLCSSSPYLNFVADFDSGSDHSCLRTRYADFCSYVDKVLRSREKTGEGLVRLLVHWFCKQRRFDIGGSVVTSWVTVATKCGVEELDMLVHVDSLRGYSLPDCVYKCESLRALKLNLQMGRFSFQILGFDWLKDLWLDSVTIGDKNFGQRISDRCKCLKRLTLENVDGISDLTMTSSSLEDLEISDCRFPNSFFDGKFNISCSSLKVLTISRCQFKALWHVNLDCQSLKNMTVQDSEFGRFFVCKIDCESLETLEVCGSNFLEACQLLVDCPSLIHAMISSCRFANVCFLNIKSSSLGGLTLSECKFSSPEIGSQYSKPKKEIKVGAGPCRRIIMKAENLETLTVSSSDAYSYEFPLSISAPKLKDLRWTGDPVDFSYLNQGMVSLLNARIHIKPTCRHRSEESDRRCKHSKSLIYCAAKFLQCLSEARFLSINTWPIEIFFMQNDSPIVFKKLQNLVLLTNGSFADQIPTIASFLRGLPNLRRLIIRCEQISHELSDPNLLNLLGLNSRSFNLTGVGQDLKNVKIEAVQGQAQSCVQNAGKRR, encoded by the exons ATGGAAAGTCCATTTAAGTCGATGGCAATGAGCTCTGATCAAGACACTCGTATCCTTGCTTGTACGCATGATAGATTGAGTGGTCTTCCAGACCAAGTTATTTATCATATATTCTCCTTCCTTGGAGCTAATGATACTGCACGTCTTGGTTTAGTATCGAAAAGGTTTAAAAAACTATGCTCCTCTAGCCCTTACTTGAATTTTGTTGCGGATTTTGATTCTGGTTCTGATCATAGCTGTTTAAGAACAAGGTATGCTGATTTCTGTTCTTATGTCGATAAAGTTCTGCGATCGCGCGAAAAGACTGGAGAAGGGTTAGTACGTTTGCTTGTTCATTGGTTTTGCAAGCAAAGAAGGTTTGATATTGGAGGGAGTGTTGTTACTTCATGGGTTACTGTTGCTACAAAGTGTGGTGTTGAGGAACTTGACATGCTAGTCCATGTAGACTCATTAAGAGGCTATTCTTTGCCGGATTGTGTTTATAAATGTGAATCTTTGAGGgctttgaaattgaatttgCAGATGGGAAGGTTCAGTTTTCAAATACTAGGGTTTGACTGGCTCAAAGACTTATGGCTAGATTCAGTAACAATAGGGGATAAAAATTTTGGACAAAGAATTTCGGATCGGTGTAAATGTCTTAAAAGGTTAACTCTTGAGAATGTTGATGGTATCAGTGATCTCACTATGACAAGCTCATCTCTTGAAGATCTGGAAATAAGTGATTGCAGATTTCCAAATAGTTTCTTTGATGGGAAATTTAACATATCTTGTTCATCTCTCAAGGTCTTGACAATATCCAGGTGCCAATTTAAAGCCTTGTGGCATGTTAACCTTGATTGTCAATCGCTGAAAAATATGACAGTCCAGGACTCTGAGTTTGGCAGATTTTTTGTTTGCAAGATAGATTGTGAGTCTCTTGAAACTCTTGAAGTCTGTGGGTCTAATTTCCTTGAAGCATGCCAACTCCTGGTTGATTGTCCATCTCTTATCCATGCCATGATTAGCAGCTGCAGGTTTGCAAATGTTTGCTTTCTGAACATCAAAAGCTCTTCCCTTGGAGGTTTAACTCTATCCGAGTGCAAATTTAGCTCCCCAGAAATTGGTTCCCAATACTCCAAGCCAAAAAAAGAGATCAAAGTAGGTGCCGGTCCCTGCCGACGCATTATTATGAAGGCTGAAAACCTTGAGACATTGACTGTAAGCTCATCAGACGCTTATTCATATGAATTTCCTTTGTCAATTTCTGCTCCTAAACTCAAGGATTTACGGTGGACTGGAGATCCCGTAGATTTTAGTTATTTGAACCAGGGCATGGTGTCGCTATTGAACGCAAGAATTCATATTAAGCCTACTTGTCGGCATAGAAGTGAGGAATCTGATCGTCGGTGCAAGCATTCAAAGAGTTTAATTTACTGTGCTGCCAAGTTCCTTCAATGTTTAAGTGAAGCCAGATTCTTGAGTATAAATACGTGGCCTATTGAG ATTTTCTTTATGCAGAATGATTCTCCGATAGTTTTCAAGAAGCTACAGAACTTGGTTCTACTAACCAATGGTTCATTTGCAGACCAAATCCCAACCATTGCCTCCTTCCTCAGGGGATTGCCTAATCTTAGGAGACTAATAATAAGATGTGAACAGATATCCCATGAACTTTCTGATCCAAAT CTGCTAAATTTGCTGGGCTTGAATTCTAGGAGCTTTAATCTGACAGGCGTCGGCCAGGATTTGAAAAACGTGAAGATAGAAGCTGTGCAGGGTCAGGCTCAGTCGTGTGTGCAGAATGCTGGGAAGAGAAGATAA